From a region of the Acidimicrobiales bacterium genome:
- a CDS encoding SDR family oxidoreductase, with amino-acid sequence MSARRLHGAVVAVVGAGGGLGAPIARRLAERGAELVLAGRHPERFEVPAGASTVALDVRDVDAGDALVAAALDRHGRLDGLVVASGVVAFGPLVETDDVVIEELFLTNVVGPLWLLRRAIPALAATKGFVVNLSAVVAEQPLPGMAAYAATKAALTAADVALARELRRSGIHVCDVRPPHTETGLADRPLAGRAPKLSAGLDPDTVAARIVAAVEAGEATVAAAQFP; translated from the coding sequence GTGAGCGCGCGACGACTCCACGGTGCCGTCGTCGCCGTGGTCGGTGCCGGGGGAGGGTTGGGCGCACCGATCGCGCGGCGACTCGCCGAGCGGGGTGCCGAGCTGGTTCTCGCCGGGCGCCACCCGGAGCGCTTCGAGGTGCCGGCCGGCGCGAGCACCGTCGCCCTCGACGTGCGCGACGTCGATGCCGGCGACGCGCTGGTGGCCGCGGCCCTCGACCGCCACGGTCGCCTCGACGGGCTGGTGGTGGCCTCCGGGGTGGTGGCCTTCGGCCCCCTCGTCGAGACCGACGACGTCGTGATCGAGGAGCTCTTCCTCACCAACGTCGTCGGCCCGTTGTGGCTGCTGCGTCGGGCCATTCCCGCCCTCGCGGCCACGAAGGGCTTCGTCGTCAACCTGAGCGCCGTCGTCGCCGAGCAGCCGCTCCCCGGCATGGCCGCCTATGCGGCGACGAAGGCGGCGCTCACCGCGGCCGACGTCGCCCTGGCCAGGGAGCTCCGCCGGTCGGGGATCCACGTCTGCGACGTCCGTCCGCCCCACACCGAGACGGGGCTGGCCGACCGGCCCCTCGCCGGTCGGGCGCCGAAGCTTTCCGCGGGCCTCGACCCCGACACCGTGGCGGCCCGGATCGTCGCGGCGGTGGAGGCGGGGGAGGCGACGGTCGCCGCCGCCCAGTTCCCGTGA
- a CDS encoding alpha/beta hydrolase, whose product MQLWSDEIDAMRAESRQVVAAGMEVVAASLAGAGEPPAGLHERALFARESFARTFPAPDAGGVDREIAGVPCRVFVPEGPAAAVYLHFHGGAMYLGAPIMNDAGNAALCRDHSLAVVSVDYRLAPEHPYPAGPDDGLAVAAWLIEHAAEEFGTARLLMGGESAGGYMAAAVLLRVRDELGAADRVDGVNLVYGVFDWSHSPSQRGMRASDGPDMLSPDANDTMVRCYLPGTTLDERRGPAISPVAADLHGLPPAFFSVGTADHLLDDTLFMATRWVAAGSEAELFVAPDMPHGFQAFPCAMTTAWQQALDDWIRGILARPPRA is encoded by the coding sequence ATGCAGCTCTGGTCCGACGAGATCGACGCCATGCGCGCCGAGTCCCGCCAGGTGGTCGCCGCCGGTATGGAGGTGGTCGCCGCCTCGCTCGCCGGTGCCGGGGAGCCACCGGCGGGGCTCCACGAACGAGCCCTGTTCGCTCGCGAGTCCTTCGCCCGCACGTTCCCCGCTCCCGACGCCGGGGGCGTCGATCGCGAGATCGCCGGCGTCCCCTGCCGGGTGTTCGTCCCCGAGGGCCCCGCCGCCGCGGTGTACCTGCACTTCCACGGCGGCGCCATGTACCTGGGCGCGCCGATCATGAACGACGCCGGCAACGCCGCGCTGTGCCGCGACCACTCGCTGGCGGTGGTGTCGGTCGACTACCGCCTGGCACCCGAGCACCCCTACCCGGCCGGTCCCGACGACGGCCTCGCCGTCGCCGCGTGGTTGATCGAGCACGCCGCCGAGGAGTTCGGGACCGCCCGCCTGCTGATGGGCGGGGAGTCCGCGGGGGGCTACATGGCCGCCGCCGTGTTGTTGCGGGTGCGCGACGAGTTGGGCGCCGCCGACCGGGTCGACGGGGTGAACCTCGTGTATGGGGTGTTCGACTGGTCCCACTCGCCCAGCCAGCGCGGGATGCGGGCCAGCGACGGGCCCGACATGCTCAGCCCGGACGCCAACGACACGATGGTGCGCTGCTACCTGCCGGGCACCACGCTCGACGAGCGTCGCGGCCCGGCCATCTCGCCGGTGGCGGCCGACCTGCACGGCCTGCCGCCCGCGTTCTTCTCGGTGGGCACCGCCGACCACCTCCTCGACGACACCCTCTTCATGGCCACGCGCTGGGTGGCGGCGGGCAGCGAGGCCGAGCTCTTCGTCGCTCCCGACATGCCCCACGGGTTCCAGGCGTTCCCGTGTGCGATGACCACGGCATGGCAACAGGCCCTCGACGACTGGATCCGAGGGATCCTCGCTCGTCCGCCGCGAGCCTGA
- a CDS encoding CoA transferase, whose product MSGPLEGVKVVELGMWVAGPACAGILADWGADVVKLEPPVGGDPARTYQRLFGEEMPDNPVFEMDNRAKRSVAVDLRTQEGRDVALELLDTADVFVTNLRTSALERFGLDPTAVLARCPRLVYQLITGYGMDGADAGRPAYDIGGFWARSGVADLLRTPDGPLPFQRGGMGDHPTGSSAAGAVCAALFARERTGEGQLVSTSLVRQGAYTVGFDLSITLGWGAHIGIGRRETMGNPAMNNYTAGDGRAFWLIGQEAERHWPPLARVVGHPEWLSDERFSTAVGRRQNAAELIGLLDEVFATRTLDEWAEAFDTEPDMFWAPVNTIDDVLVDPQMHAAGTFVEVPERDGGALRVASPSDFYGTPWAPRGPAPLLGEHTREVLAELGRDPASVDALAAAGVVSLAEVDR is encoded by the coding sequence GTGTCGGGTCCACTCGAAGGCGTGAAGGTCGTGGAGCTGGGGATGTGGGTCGCCGGGCCGGCCTGCGCCGGCATCCTGGCCGACTGGGGTGCGGACGTGGTGAAGCTCGAGCCGCCCGTCGGTGGCGACCCGGCCCGCACCTACCAGCGGCTCTTCGGCGAGGAGATGCCCGACAACCCCGTCTTCGAGATGGACAACCGGGCCAAGCGCAGCGTCGCCGTCGACCTGCGCACACAAGAGGGGCGCGACGTGGCCCTCGAGCTGCTCGACACCGCCGACGTGTTCGTGACGAACCTGCGGACCTCGGCACTCGAGCGCTTCGGCCTCGATCCGACAGCCGTCCTGGCCCGGTGTCCCCGTCTCGTGTACCAGCTCATCACCGGCTACGGGATGGACGGCGCCGACGCCGGCCGACCGGCCTACGACATCGGGGGGTTCTGGGCCCGGTCCGGCGTGGCCGACCTGCTGCGCACCCCCGACGGTCCGCTGCCGTTCCAGCGGGGCGGGATGGGTGACCACCCCACCGGCAGCTCGGCGGCAGGTGCGGTGTGCGCCGCGCTCTTCGCCCGCGAGCGCACCGGGGAGGGCCAGCTGGTGTCCACCTCGTTGGTCCGCCAGGGCGCCTACACCGTGGGCTTCGACCTCTCCATCACCCTCGGCTGGGGCGCTCACATCGGCATCGGTCGCCGCGAGACGATGGGCAACCCGGCCATGAACAACTACACCGCCGGGGACGGCCGGGCGTTCTGGCTCATCGGCCAGGAGGCCGAGCGCCACTGGCCTCCGCTGGCCCGCGTCGTCGGCCATCCCGAGTGGCTCTCCGACGAGCGCTTCTCGACCGCCGTGGGGCGCCGCCAGAACGCCGCGGAGCTCATCGGTCTGCTCGACGAGGTCTTCGCCACCCGGACCCTCGACGAGTGGGCCGAGGCCTTCGACACCGAGCCGGACATGTTCTGGGCGCCGGTGAACACCATCGACGACGTGCTCGTCGACCCCCAGATGCACGCCGCCGGCACGTTCGTGGAGGTCCCCGAGCGCGACGGTGGGGCGCTCCGGGTGGCCAGCCCGTCGGACTTCTACGGCACCCCGTGGGCTCCCCGCGGGCCCGCCCCGCTCCTCGGCGAGCACACCCGCGAGGTGCTCGCCGAGCTCGGGCGCGATCCCGCCTCGGTCGACGCGTTGGCGGCGGCCGGCGTCGTGTCCCTGGCCGAGGTCGACCGGTGA
- a CDS encoding potassium channel family protein, whose translation MTPPDTSSPDDPPPPEPAPDRRGDARDGSGSTTSERLTGLRPDLDRRARNRLLLKVALRIAATTAVLIAIYALLPLSADGKTPGALVLFAGVAAIVVVTVRQIERILVSPHPIASGAEAVATILPMFIVVFAYVYVWLSSSDPQAFSQPVGRVDGIYFVVTVLSTVGFGDITPVSTQARMIVTAQMILGLVLIGFVARLVVNASQVGLQRRREEIAAERRGRTGDGPAPSPPGPAPQPER comes from the coding sequence ATGACGCCACCGGACACGTCGTCCCCGGACGATCCACCCCCGCCCGAGCCCGCCCCCGACCGCCGCGGTGACGCCCGCGACGGGTCCGGGAGCACGACGAGCGAGCGTCTCACGGGGCTCCGCCCGGACCTGGACCGACGGGCCCGCAACCGGCTGCTGTTGAAGGTGGCACTGCGCATCGCGGCGACCACCGCGGTGCTGATCGCCATCTACGCGCTGCTACCCCTGAGCGCCGACGGGAAGACCCCCGGTGCCCTCGTCCTCTTCGCGGGGGTGGCGGCGATCGTCGTCGTCACCGTCCGCCAGATCGAGCGCATCCTCGTGTCCCCCCACCCGATCGCCAGCGGCGCCGAGGCGGTGGCCACGATCCTTCCCATGTTCATCGTGGTGTTCGCCTACGTGTACGTGTGGCTCTCGAGCAGCGACCCGCAGGCGTTCAGCCAACCGGTGGGTCGAGTCGACGGCATCTACTTCGTGGTGACCGTTCTGTCGACGGTCGGCTTCGGCGACATCACCCCGGTCAGCACGCAGGCCCGCATGATCGTGACCGCCCAGATGATCCTGGGGCTGGTCCTGATCGGGTTCGTCGCCCGGCTGGTCGTCAACGCGTCCCAGGTGGGGCTGCAGCGCCGCCGCGAGGAGATCGCCGCCGAGCGACGGGGACGGACGGGAGACGGCCCCGCGCCCTCACCACCCGGGCCGGCTCCGCAGCCGGAGCGGTGA
- a CDS encoding alpha/beta hydrolase, producing MTVTGYDPRLRPAQPATPPADAFDVHRAEVADGLELAYVREGVGGYPLLLVHGYPETKRIWWRNIEPLAAAGFEVIVPDLRGHGDSDLSVDDTYDIVTYSRDLRTLVHDVLGHDAYGIAAGDVGGVVAVDMALRFDGDVDGLCFFDTVPPMLIDEFVAAGIDIGSITAIGDGPTGDYRRRQGQAPDELAAELSSPEARRSWVAAMYGPRLWASPGTFSDDDIAFHTEPWAEEARLRAGWAVYQLGHGRGMAEAPLLGQAVDIPTLLLYGADDHVVGADFLHCCEVAFTDRVGPLVLPGAGHFLQWERADLFNPTVTMFFAGLAARAGRPWPGAGR from the coding sequence GTGACCGTCACCGGCTACGACCCCCGCCTGCGCCCGGCGCAGCCCGCCACGCCGCCCGCCGACGCCTTCGACGTCCACCGTGCCGAGGTGGCCGACGGCCTCGAGCTGGCCTACGTGCGCGAGGGCGTGGGCGGGTACCCCTTGCTGCTCGTGCACGGCTACCCCGAGACCAAGCGGATCTGGTGGCGCAACATCGAACCGCTGGCGGCGGCCGGGTTCGAGGTGATCGTCCCCGATCTGCGGGGCCACGGCGACTCGGACCTCTCCGTCGACGACACCTACGACATCGTCACCTACTCGCGTGATCTGCGGACGCTCGTCCACGACGTGCTCGGCCACGACGCCTACGGCATCGCCGCCGGCGACGTCGGCGGGGTGGTCGCCGTCGACATGGCGCTGCGCTTCGACGGCGACGTGGACGGTCTGTGCTTCTTCGACACCGTCCCGCCGATGCTGATCGACGAGTTCGTGGCCGCCGGGATCGACATCGGGTCGATCACCGCCATCGGCGACGGGCCCACCGGCGACTACCGGCGCCGACAGGGCCAGGCCCCCGACGAGCTGGCCGCCGAGCTGTCCTCGCCCGAGGCCCGGCGCAGCTGGGTGGCGGCCATGTACGGGCCGCGGCTGTGGGCCTCGCCGGGGACCTTCTCCGACGACGACATCGCCTTCCACACCGAGCCGTGGGCCGAGGAAGCCCGCCTGCGAGCCGGGTGGGCCGTCTACCAGCTCGGCCACGGCCGGGGGATGGCCGAGGCGCCCCTCCTCGGCCAGGCCGTCGACATCCCGACGCTGCTGCTCTACGGCGCGGACGACCACGTCGTCGGCGCGGACTTCCTCCACTGCTGCGAGGTGGCGTTCACCGACCGGGTCGGTCCCCTCGTCCTGCCCGGCGCCGGCCACTTCCTGCAGTGGGAGCGGGCCGACCTGTTCAACCCGACGGTGACCATGTTCTTCGCGGGCCTGGCCGCCCGGGCCGGACGTCCCTGGCCGGGGGCGGGCCGGTGA
- a CDS encoding VOC family protein, giving the protein MAIHRLNHAVLYVRDVAVSQAFYTDVLGFRVVVAVPGQAAFLQAPDSTNDHDLGLFQIGAGAGPSGAGRTTVGLYHLAWEVDTLDELARHRDRLAEHGALVGSSDHVTTKALYARDPDGLEFEVSWLLPAHLLTDEIRAQGLQTRPLDLDAEIARYGGSTRGGVGVSLPAV; this is encoded by the coding sequence ATGGCCATCCACCGTCTCAACCACGCCGTGCTCTACGTCCGCGACGTGGCCGTCAGCCAGGCGTTCTACACCGACGTCCTCGGCTTCCGGGTGGTGGTCGCCGTGCCCGGCCAGGCCGCCTTCCTCCAGGCCCCCGACTCGACCAACGACCACGACCTCGGCCTCTTCCAGATCGGGGCCGGGGCCGGACCGTCCGGTGCGGGGCGCACCACCGTCGGGCTCTACCACCTGGCGTGGGAGGTCGACACCCTCGACGAGCTGGCCCGCCACCGCGACCGGTTGGCCGAGCACGGGGCGCTCGTCGGGTCGTCCGATCACGTCACCACCAAGGCCCTCTACGCACGCGACCCCGACGGTCTCGAGTTCGAGGTGAGCTGGCTCCTGCCCGCCCACCTCCTCACCGACGAGATCAGGGCCCAGGGCCTCCAGACCCGCCCGCTGGATCTCGACGCCGAGATCGCCCGCTACGGCGGGTCGACCCGCGGTGGGGTCGGCGTGTCCCTCCCCGCCGTCTGA
- a CDS encoding DUF952 domain-containing protein, whose translation MTERPELVYHLADAGEWEAVVASGEPWRRSTIGQTLDEVGFVHCALAHQVAGVVERYHPARAGVVVVTIETARLGAPLVLENTSGGTELFPHLYGPLDPDAVVAVTPLATFLRART comes from the coding sequence GTGACCGAGCGGCCTGAGCTCGTCTACCACCTCGCCGACGCCGGCGAGTGGGAGGCGGTCGTGGCCTCGGGGGAGCCCTGGCGACGTTCCACGATCGGCCAGACCCTCGACGAGGTCGGGTTCGTGCACTGCGCGCTGGCCCACCAGGTCGCCGGGGTGGTGGAGCGCTACCACCCGGCGCGGGCCGGCGTCGTGGTCGTGACCATCGAGACCGCGCGTCTCGGTGCGCCCCTCGTGCTCGAGAACACCTCGGGGGGCACCGAGCTCTTCCCGCACCTCTACGGGCCGCTCGATCCCGACGCCGTCGTTGCAGTCACCCCGCTCGCGACCTTCCTCCGGGCGCGGACCTGA